In a genomic window of Sus scrofa isolate TJ Tabasco breed Duroc chromosome 4, Sscrofa11.1, whole genome shotgun sequence:
- the GPR20 gene encoding G-protein coupled receptor 20, with product MPSTSPAPNATAPAAWTNISMPEMPLFHRFALLDEELYAAFPGLWLALMAVHGVIFLAGLVLNGLALYVFGCRTRAKTPSVIYTINLVVTDLLVGLSLPTRFAVFYGARGCPSCALPHVFGYFLNMHCSILFLTCICVDRYLAIVQPDGSRRWRQPACARAVCACVWLAAGAVTLSVLGVTATGGPCCRVFALTVLEFLLPLLVISIFTGRIMCALSRPGLLRQGRQRRVRAMQLLLTVLVIFLVCFTPFHARQVAVALWPDAPPRASLVAYHVAVTLSSLNSCMDPIVYCFVTSSFQATVRSLFRRHGVEYEPNSCDAVSTLQSAKGPGHRHILSTRPQAPSRALANGPEA from the coding sequence ATGCCCTCTACATCTCCTGCCCCCAACGCCACGGCGCCGGCGGCGTGGACCAACATCAGCATGCCGGAGATGCCGCTGTTCCACCGGTTTGCCCTGCTGGACGAGGAGCTGTACGCTGCCTTCCCGGGCCTGTGGCTGGCGCTGATGGCCGTGCATGGCGTGATCTTCCTGGCGGGGCTGGTGCTCAACGGGCTGGCGCTGTATGTCTTCGGCTGCCGCACCCGGGCCAAGACGCCGTCGGTCATTTATACCATCAACCTGGTGGTGACCGACCTGCTGGTGGGCCTGTCCCTGCCCACACGCTTCGCTGTCTTCTACGGCGCCCGCGGCTGCCCCAGCTGTGCCCTCCCGCACGTCTTTGGCTACTTCCTCAACATGCACTGCTCCATCCTCTTCCTCACCTGCATCTGCGTGGACCGCTACCTGGCCATCGTGCAGCCGGATGGGTCCCGCCGCTGGCGCCAGCCTGCCTGCGCCAGAGCCGTGTGCGCCTGCGTGTGGCTGGCCGCCGGCGCCGTGACCCTGTCCGTGCTGGGCGTGACGGCCACCGGCGGGCCCTGCTGCCGTGTCTTCGCGCTGAccgtcctggagttcctgctgcccCTGCTGGTCATCAGCATCTTCACGGGCCGCATCATGTGTGCGCTGTCGCGGCCAGGCCTGCTGCGCCAGGGCCGCCAGCGCCGCGTGCGGGCCATGCAGCTGCTGCTCACCGTGCTCGTCATCTTCCTGGTCTGCTTCACGCCCTTCCACGCCCGCCAGGTGGCCGTGGCCCTGTGGCCCGACGCGCCACCCCGCGCCAGCCTCGTGGCCTACCACGTGGCCGTGACCCTCAGCAGCCTCAACAGCTGCATGGACCCCATCGTCTACTGCTTTGTCACCAGCAGCTTCCAGGCCACTGTCCGCAGCCTCTTCCGCCGGCACGGAGTGGAGTATGAGCCCAACAGCTGCGACGCGGTCAGCACGCTCCAGAGCGCCAAGGGCCCAGGCCACCGTCACATCCTCAGCACCAGACCTCAAGCCCCCTCGCGGGCCCTGGCTAATGGGCCTGAGGCTTAG